One part of the Dioscorea cayenensis subsp. rotundata cultivar TDr96_F1 chromosome 2, TDr96_F1_v2_PseudoChromosome.rev07_lg8_w22 25.fasta, whole genome shotgun sequence genome encodes these proteins:
- the LOC120276878 gene encoding glutamyl-tRNA reductase 2-like, which translates to MAASASGCSTTSFVGASVRPFLHKGSGDTLRPRSLVANAFQIRSVVRGPRSELEITHSQDTIPSRASSVSVLEQLKVSSADRYMKERSSIAVIGLSVHTAPVEMREKLAVPEAQWPRAIGELCSLNHIEEAAVLSTCNRMEIYVVALSWHRGIREVTEWMSKTSGIPVSELRQHLFLLRDSDATRHLFQVSAGLDSLVLGEGQILAQVKQVVKVGQGGRGLGKNIDRLFKDAITAGKRVRTETNIASGAVSVSSAAVELALMKIPNSQSLAARMLVIGAGKMGKLVIKHLAAKGCKKVVVVNRSVERVDAIREELKEIEIIYRPFTEMLSAAAEADVVFTSTASETPLFMKEDVETLPQVSKLVGGLRLFLDISVPRNVGSCVSGVESAQVYNVDDLKEVVEANKEDRLRKAMEAESIITEELKRFEAWRDSLETVPTIKKLRSYADRIRAAELEKCFQKIGDDALTKKIRRAVDDLSNGIVNKLLHGPLQHLRCDGSDSRTLDETLENMHALNRMFSLDTEKSIIEQKIKAKVEKAQN; encoded by the exons ATGGCAGCATCCGCGAGTGGCTGCTCTACCACCTCGTTCGTTGGGGCTAGCGTCAGGCCCTTCCTGCACAAGGGCTCCGGCGACACTCTCAGGCCCAGATCCCTCGTCGCCAATGCCTTTCAAATCCGATCAGTCGTCCGCGGCCCAAGGTCTGAACTTGAGATCACCCATTCCCAGGATACCATACCCTCCAGGGCTTCCAGCGTTTCCGTCCTCGAGCAGCTTAAGGTCTCCTCTGCTGATC GATACATGAAGGAAAGGAGCAGCATTGCTGTTATAGGGCTTAGTGTACATACAGCCCCTGTTGAGATGCGTGAAAAACTTGCTGTTCCTGAGGCACAATGGCCCCGTGCAATTGGAGAGCTTTGCAGCTTGAACCATATTGAAGAAGCGGCTGTTCTTAGTACTTGTAACAGAATGGAAATATATGTAGTGGCTCTGTCCTGGCATCGAGGAATTAGAGAAGTGACGGAGTGGATGTCAAAG ACTAGCGGTATTCCTGTTTCAGAGCTCCGTCAACACCTGTTTTTGCTCCGTGATAGTGATGCCACGCGACATCTATTTCAAGTATCTGCTGGGCTTGACTCCCTTGTGCTTGGTGAAGGACAAATCCTTGCACAAGTTAAGCAGGTTGTTAAAGTTGGGCAAGGAGGTCGAGGGCTAGGGAAAAATATTGACAGGCTTTTTAAGGACGCCATCACCGCAGGAAAGCGAGTTCGTACTGAGACTAACATTGCCTCTGGGGCTGTATCTGTTAGTTCAGCTGCCGTTGAACTGGCCCTGATGAAGATTCCTAACTCCCAGTCTCTTGCTGCCAGGATGCTTGTGATTGGAGCTGGCAAGATGGGGAAACTTGTGATCAAGCATTTAGCTGCAAAAGGGTGTAAGAAAGTTGTTGTTGTAAACCGGTCTGTGGAAAGGGTTGATGCCATCCGTGAGGAGTTAAAAGAAATTGAGATAATTTACAGACCTTTCACGGAGATGCTTTCAGCTGCTGCTGAAGCGGATGTTGTGTTCACTAGCACAGCTTCAGAGACACCACTGTTCATGAAAGAAGATGTTGAAACCCTTCCTCAAGTGAGCAAGCTGGTTGGTGGTCTGAGGCTCTTCCTTGATATATCTGTTCCTAGGAATGTGGGATCGTGTGTCTCTGGTGTTGAATCTGCCCAGGTGTATAATGTTGATGACCTGAAGGAGGTAGTTGAAGCCAACAAGGAAGACCGATTGAGAAAAGCAATGGAAGCTGAGTCAATCATCACAGAAGAATTGAAACGGTTTGAAGCATGGAGAGACTCTCTGGAGACTGTTCCTACCATCAAGAAGCTGCGGTCTTATGCTGATAGAATTAGGGCTGCAGAACTTGAAAAATGTTTCCAGAAGATTGGTGATGATGCTCTGACCAAGAAAATCAGAAGAGCTGTGGATGACCTTAGCAATGGTATAGTGAACAAGCTTCTTCATGGACCACTGCAGCACTTGAGATGCGACGGCAGTGACAGCAGAACTCTGGATGAGACTCTTGAAAATATGCATGCCCTTAACAGGATGTTCAGCCTGGACACAGAGAAATCAATTATAGagcaaaaaatcaaagcaaaggTGGAGAAAGCTCAAAACTAA